Genomic segment of Pontibacter liquoris:
GTCGAGCGGCACCAGCATCCGGCCCCTGATGAAGAATGTGAATTGGATGCCTGAAACCGCTACCATCGAAATGGATCTCTTCTTCGATTCCGATAATCCCAACGTTGAATACCAGATCTTCCTGCTGGCTGACGACGCCCAGTACACGGAAGAGGTGAACGGAGACTTCCGGAACCCGATCGAAATAGGAGCCGATAGAATGCGCTTCAAAAACTTTGGCTCCACATCGACCGAACTTGAAGCAGCGGGAACCAAGAACCAGTGGCGCCATGTAGCCATAGCCCTTAATAAACGTAGCCTGAAAGTATACCTCGACCAGTACCGCCTCATCAACGTTCCTTCCGTTAGTGGCAAAGCGACCGGCCTGCGGGTAGAGATGCGCAAGAACATCGATGCCAGAACGATGGTGAAGAATGTCTTTATTGCGGAAGGAGGCAAAAAGCTCTACGACCAGGTAATGGCCGACGGCAAAATAGTAACCCACGGCATAAAGTTCGATACGAACAAAGCTGTTATCCGCCCTGAATCTGAGGGAACGCTGCGCAGCATTGTAAAGCTCATGCAGGATCAGGCTGATCTGAAGTTCAGCGTAGAGGGCCACACCGACAGCGATGGCGACGATGCTGCCAATATGAAACTCAGCCAGCAGCGGGCAGATGCTGTGAAAGCATACTTTATAGAGCAGGGAATTGCGGCGGAGCGATTGGTTGCGAAAGGTTGGGGCGAAACAAAACCCCTCAGCCAGAATGCTACTGCCGAATCAAAGGGCCAGAACAGGAGGGTCGAATTTGTAAAACGCTAACTGCCAACTCCCGAAACAACCTACACATCCTCCCGGATGCACCCGAAGCGGTACATCCGGGAGGATGTTGCATTTTATCCTTTTAGTTCCCATGATTGCTTATTTAGAATTAGTTTAAATAAACTTTGGAAGCTTTAAACCTGTCCCTTACTTTTGCGCGTGTAGAATCTTTCTAAATAATATATATACACAATATGCAAAAGCCCTTACTCCTCCTGCTGTTCTTCTGTACGTTTCTTGCTGCCCAGGCACAGGATATAACAGGTACTATCCGGGGAGCCGTAAAAAATGAGAAAGGTAAGCCTGTAGAAATGATCACGGTGGCGCTGGAAGGCACCGTGCTGGGAAGCAATACCAATGCGGCCGGCGAGTTTGAGATATCAAATATAACCCCGGGCAGCTATACTTTGCGCGTAGGCGGCGTAGAATACAACACCCTGAAACTGCCCGTAACGGTGGCAGCCGACCAGGTGGTAACCCTTAACCTGGCGCTGCAGACAAACCAGCAGGCGCTGCGCGAGGTGATCGTGTCGGCCAGCCGTACCGTGGAATCACTGGACGAAACGCCTGCTTCCGTGTATGTGCTCGATGCGCGCACCCTGCAACTGCAATCGCAGATTACCACCAATATTTCGAATGTACTGGCAAACACGGTGCCCGGCCTGGCGCTCAACAGCAACACCACAAGCAACGTGGGCCAAACGCTGCGGGGCCGTAACGTACTGATCATGGTGGACGGCATTCCGCAATCTACTCCCCTTCGTGCCGGCGGCCGCGATGTGCGCACCATCGACCCTGCCGCCATTGAGCGGGTAGAAGTAGTGAAAGGCGCTACAGCGGTGTACGGCAACGGCGCCGACGGCGGCCTGATCAATTACATTACCCGCCAGGCAGACACCAGCAAACCCTTCAGCGCCACCACCTCGGTAGCCGGTACAGGCATGTTGTTCCACAGTGATGATACCTTTGGCGGCCGCATATCGCAGCAGTTCACGGGCAAAATAAAAGCCCTGGATTATGTAGCCAGCGGCACCTACGAGAAAACGGGTGTGCTGAAGGATGGCGAAGGCCAGGTGATCTCGCCGGTTTACGGCCTGGGAGAAACCAGCCAGTATAACGTCTTCGCCAAACTGGGCTATACTTTAAATCCCAACCATCGTGTGGAGGCCATGTATAACTACTTTGGTAGCCGCCAGCAATCGGATTACGTGTTGCAGGAAGGCGTTTATGCCCAATCGCCGAGCATTGGCGTGAAAGGCGAACAACAGGGCCTGAGCGAAGGCACCCGCTATAACCACAACGCGCAGCTGCGCTACACCGGCAAAGACCTGCTGCTGCACACCAACCTGGATCTGAGCGCCTACCTGCAGGACTTTTATACCGTGTATGGCTGGACACCTTACTTCCAGAATGGCGGCCAGTCTACGATCAAATCCGTAAAAAAAGGAGCCAGGCTAAACCTGAACACTCCTGTAAACCTGGGCAACGCCACCATGCAGATCAGCTACGGCGTAGATTACCTCAATGATGTGACCTCGCAGCCTCTGGTGGATGGCCGTACATGGGTACCGGAAATGGACCTCCACAACCTGGCGCCTTATGCGCAGCTACAGCTTAACCTGTTTCAGCACCTGATCGTGAAAGCCGGCTACCGCCACGACAACGTGCGCATTGCTGTGCCCGATTTTCAACAACTGGTACTGGCCAGCGGCACGGGCGGCGAATATGTGAACGGTGGTACCCTGAAGTTTGATGCCAACACCTATAACGTTGGCCTTCGGTATGCCGCGCTCCAGGCATTCAAACCTTTTATCAGCTACTCGCAGGGCTTCTCAATGATCGATGTGGGCCGCTATGTGCGGGGTGCCAAAGAAAATTACATTTCACAAATGGACCTGGAGCCGGTTATTGTAAACAACTACGAAGCGGGCTTTAACAGCAGCATAGGCAAGTTTATGATCAGCGGCGCATACTTTATCAGCACATCCAAACTGGGGGCAAACTTGAAGGCTAACGCAGACAATGTATACGAAATAGAACGGG
This window contains:
- a CDS encoding OmpA family protein — protein: MKKAFLLFPLISLYLLCSLPGHAQLNIGRKLQNKLNQKIDQQVDKKIDTALDKPLKAGADRKENAAEADAAEPGTAAETGESSSPRVWTKYDFVPGNDVLFEDNLAGEENGEFPSRWDLVDGNAEVAAFGNENVINLVSSGTSIRPLMKNVNWMPETATIEMDLFFDSDNPNVEYQIFLLADDAQYTEEVNGDFRNPIEIGADRMRFKNFGSTSTELEAAGTKNQWRHVAIALNKRSLKVYLDQYRLINVPSVSGKATGLRVEMRKNIDARTMVKNVFIAEGGKKLYDQVMADGKIVTHGIKFDTNKAVIRPESEGTLRSIVKLMQDQADLKFSVEGHTDSDGDDAANMKLSQQRADAVKAYFIEQGIAAERLVAKGWGETKPLSQNATAESKGQNRRVEFVKR
- a CDS encoding TonB-dependent receptor — translated: MQKPLLLLLFFCTFLAAQAQDITGTIRGAVKNEKGKPVEMITVALEGTVLGSNTNAAGEFEISNITPGSYTLRVGGVEYNTLKLPVTVAADQVVTLNLALQTNQQALREVIVSASRTVESLDETPASVYVLDARTLQLQSQITTNISNVLANTVPGLALNSNTTSNVGQTLRGRNVLIMVDGIPQSTPLRAGGRDVRTIDPAAIERVEVVKGATAVYGNGADGGLINYITRQADTSKPFSATTSVAGTGMLFHSDDTFGGRISQQFTGKIKALDYVASGTYEKTGVLKDGEGQVISPVYGLGETSQYNVFAKLGYTLNPNHRVEAMYNYFGSRQQSDYVLQEGVYAQSPSIGVKGEQQGLSEGTRYNHNAQLRYTGKDLLLHTNLDLSAYLQDFYTVYGWTPYFQNGGQSTIKSVKKGARLNLNTPVNLGNATMQISYGVDYLNDVTSQPLVDGRTWVPEMDLHNLAPYAQLQLNLFQHLIVKAGYRHDNVRIAVPDFQQLVLASGTGGEYVNGGTLKFDANTYNVGLRYAALQAFKPFISYSQGFSMIDVGRYVRGAKENYISQMDLEPVIVNNYEAGFNSSIGKFMISGAYFISTSKLGANLKANADNVYEIERAPERVSGFEAIVDFFASDKLTLGASAAYSEGKVDLDNNDSYTDAVDAYLNGTRIPPFKLTSYLTLKPTQKLQFNLQWLYSGDRDKFARNAKGSYSSGEGPVKAFNVFNLAGSYQATEKLSLDLGVENLLDQAYYLPQAYWYGRNDNFTRANGARFQLGASYKW